A single window of Carassius gibelio isolate Cgi1373 ecotype wild population from Czech Republic chromosome A19, carGib1.2-hapl.c, whole genome shotgun sequence DNA harbors:
- the LOC127935594 gene encoding hepatic leukemia factor-like has translation MSRPVSQLLPADLPAGTSPQLGPANPAGTTTNGHLNNSMASLKTLLQLPIKADQRGKDCCAEMKDKDKPQDSDEDSLGGVGGMNGGNGTLRSSNQSTFLGPLLWERSLPCDGGLFQLQYMDLEEFLTENGMGCMPSGNTCSTAAQVPSQSTQSAVPSQSSQCPPSSSPPCSSSASSISSLSSSSSTSSLLGLDVPQGPGLLGGPECLHGAQTVPPDPSPSPSCLPPPVVPPTNVADVMVNFDPDPADLALSSVPGQEAFDPRRHCFTDEELKPQPMIKKARKMLVPNEQKDDKYWSRRFKNNEAAKRSRDARRLKENQISVRAAFLERENATLRQEVADMRKELGRCRNIISKYESRHGDL, from the exons ATGTCCAGGCCAGTTTCTCAGCTACTGCCAGCTGACCTTCCAGCAGGGACCAGTCCACAGCTCGGTCCTGCTAACCCTGCAGGTACCACCACCAATGGCCACCTGAATAATTCCATGGCCAGTCTGAAAACCCTTCTTCAGCTACCTATTAAAGCGGACCAGAGAGGGAAAGACTGCTGTGCTGAGATGAAAG ATAAAGATAAACCTCAGGACTCTGATGAGGATTCATTGGGTGGAGTTGGGGGCATGAACGGTGGGAACGGCACCCTGCGTTCCTCTAACCAGTCCACCTTCCTCGGCCCACTGCTATGGGAGCGTTCGCTGCCGTGTGACGGTGGTCTGTTCCAGCTACAGTACATGGACCTGGAGGAGTTCTTGACGGAGAATGGGATGGGGTGCATGCCGTCAGGAAACACCTGCAGTACGGCCGCTCAGGTCCCTTCTCAGAGCACGCAGTCGGCCGTACCCAGCCAGAGCTCGCAGTGCCCACCTTCTTCCTCTCCGCCCTGCTCTTCCTCTGCCTCCTCCATCTCTTCCCTTTCCTCATCGTCCTCAACATCCTCTTTACTGGGTCTGGACGTGCCGCAGGGCCCTGGACTGCTGGGAGGTCCGGAGTGTCTGCATG GGGCTCAAACTGTACCACCTGACCCTTCTCCGAGTCCCTCCTGCCTACCTCCGCCGGTGGTGCCGCCCACCAACGTGGCTGATGTCATGGTGAACTTTGATCCGGACCCCGCTGACCTCGCCCTGTCCAGTGTGCCAGGCCAGGAGGCGTTCGACCCGCGCAGGCATTGCTTCACAGATGAAGAGCTGAAACCTCAGCCCATGATCAAGAAGGCCCGCAAAATGCTGGTGCCAAATGAGCAGAAG GATGACAAGTACTGGAGCCGGCGCTTTAAGAACAATGAAGCAGCAAAACGTTCCCGTGATGCCCGCCGTCTGAAGGAGAACCAGATTTCAGTCCGAGCAGCGTTCCTGGAACGGGAGAATGCCACCCTTCGCCAGGAAGTCGCTGATATGCGAAAAGAGCTGGGCCGCTGTCGCAACATCATCAGCAAATACGAGAGCCGCCATGGAGACTTATGA
- the znf865 gene encoding zinc finger protein 865 — translation MFQFGKYPMDILEMLSGHQAHQFKGLGLERQLQHQQQVQLQHQQQLQQQQQQQSEASGGLLSGLSLGSLQGSRSNAFADSSSLFAKMSAPPPPLPQQTQSSSSQSTRKSSKMSSSSGSGSSASGYPQFIRTFHPAEAALAQEQLHSGMGRFDFAGGSTGGGSGVIGGVVTSAPPPPPLHPGLSVPQPSPGPSSSSPSPSSSTTTSNNPPSSSSSVAGLVGAQSDARSLHQQFSCMLAANQYLFSGVPTNASLEQFLVQQGPHNHLGLADSNTGLAPPPALHPSHSHGHPTPQPQQQQQQLPPHALSHPHSHAHPHHPLHPAPQPSPLGGFDFQGIPVLSSNQLASLMQQEAGLPLPLPLHLSLQKDDGKGDSGSGAGGSGGSGSRRKKAMAGYLPQRKTENNSSSSTSSANCHASSGAHGHDGSSGLVGGGGGVGMRGLGGDPSSILSSSTPSSSSSTVSSSSSSAPSSNSASVLVSNISQNPKSENQQSMTPNITQPEQESLFHCGECGKSFTHLTSLRRHIRCHEEEGGGPNSSTNTNPNHQHQSDLPHSTQDGISQNAHHQHENTDPMSSTCSSPDKSYCCNECGKGFKKRGHLLQHGVIHSGARPYACSVCERSFNRRESLTRHEKIHEEKPYRCPACGRCFRESTSLLNHAASGNCGKPGRRSRSSDGSSISSVEGKVESDFPGGQMDDTKELVFCKNEDGTTGMSCDSMYSQGRSVNQNPVCKTEEKYNPEYSRDPYQTSYRVDDYRRQQGNPSSYSGDSCSNSMSSSALRKAPLAPTLHPHPQNQQHHHQPQSHLPLSSLLDDSEDEVTSSAMSAIAAAAAASVLPAEMNNNGGREERRDIIGGLLGGLGFGSMGASSSTSAGNGGNEECLNGSMIPLSHPTQQQPNSQNANNPNAKPKRPRKPRQKREPRPGGAPGEGVKRRRSNGAAGDGSERPYLCTVCGRGFSRRETLRRHERVHTGEKPFHCDICGKDFREPFHLTKHQTVHSGEKNYKCTLCGKDFGYAQSLKRHEKLHLRGDFKPRRSKTKSAANQGAPTNQDQADQTNQTNPGAYYSYSQDKVQGSNATTSNQPPPKLYTCEICWKSFRHHFHLTAHHQAIHEHGGEKLFSCEVCGKAFSYSNSLTRHRLSQHGLTRTGPTTQPTGNDSIGTAPSVSESEAATNALLHITPESGSHGVQQSHSTIALTQHPQPAGYSPLFYTPESGHHSSNVTSQPQHLHYSNPTMGPLHLQPPITGKQLMYSGVPSNTVHSTPPHIHISPPQHSQHHQQQHPFSMQSQHLQQSHQAQGDSTQKKKKKKKKKYKLASSMQLMSGFNAYEIARRHMYLKRRKCRLQQQQKRKKWIAQLKWAKFTGGGLGLNVGGGTWRVGRLRFRGLRSLVAPLKSYTCPICPFTTFSSRITLSVHRVTRHPPRKHGLQTRLCCIVCGKRSQRLLTALRHRAHHLSQEAFSCSQCPSRFWNGTLLQRHKFACRRVSRGIRMSIKGTNQQKAEDKTERSTVVTGYRH, via the coding sequence ATGTTCCAGTTTGGAAAGTACCCTATGGACATTTTAGAAATGCTTAGTGGACACCAGGCTCACCAGTTCAAAGGACTGGGGCTGGAAAGACAGTTGCAGCACCAACAACAGGTCCAACTTCAGCACCAGCAGCAGcttcaacagcagcagcaacaacagagtGAGGCATCTGGTGGCCTCCTGTCTGGGCTTAGCCTTGGTTCCCTTCAAGGATCTAGAAGTAATGCATTTGCGGATTCTTCATCCTTATTTGCCAAAATGAGTGCACCCCCTCCACCTCTTCCACAACAAACTCAATCCTCATCCTCACAAAGCACACGTAAATCAAGCAAGATGAGCAGCAGCAGTGGGAGTGGCAGTTCTGCCTCTGGCTATCCACAGTTTATACGCACATTTCACCCTGCTGAGGCAGCTCTAGCACAGGAGCAGCTTCACTCAGGAATGGGGCGTTTTGATTTTGCAGGAGGAAGTACTGGAGGAGGCTCTGGGGTAATTGGAGGAGTTGTAACATCAGCACCACCGCCACCACCCTTGCACCCTGGCCTCTCTGTTCCTCAGCCATCTCCTGGGCCATCCTCATCATCTCCCTCCCCTTCGAGTTCAACGACCACTTCTAATAATCCCCCCAGCAGTAGCAGCTCAGTGGCAGGATTAGTCGGAGCCCAGTCTGATGCAAGAAGTTTGCACCAGCAGTTCAGTTGCATGCTTGCTGCAAACCAATACCTGTTTTCTGGAGTGCCCACAAATGCCAGTTTAGAACAATTTCTAGTTCAGCAGGGTCCCCATAATCATCTCGGTCTTGCAGATTCAAATACAGGTCTTGCTCCTCCTCCAGCCCTCCATCCTTCGCACTCCCATGGCCATCCAACTCCCCAGccccaacaacagcagcagcagctgccACCTCATGCGTTGTCCCACCCTCACAGCCATGCGCATCCACACCACCCTCTACACCCTGCCCCCCAACCTTCACCTCTTGGTGGTTTTGATTTCCAAGGTATTCCTGTTCTTTCGTCTAATCAGCTGGCTTCCCTAATGCAACAAGAAGCAGGCTTGCCTTTGCCACTCCCACTCCATCTCTCCTTACAAAAAGATGATGGGAAAGGAGATAGTGGATCTGGGGCTGGAGGAAGTGGAGGTAGTGGCAGCAGGAGAAAGAAAGCCATGGCTGGCTACCTGCcccagagaaagacagagaataACAGTAGCAGCAGTACAAGCAGTGCTAACTGCCATGCCAGCTCTGGGGCACATGGTCATGATGGGTCCTCTGGTCTTGTGGGAGGAGGTGGAGGGGTTGGTATGAGGGGTCTTGGTGGTGACCCCTCCTCCATCCTCTCTTCATCAACACCGTCCTCCTCTTCTTCAActgtctcctcctcttcttcctctgccCCATCTTCAAATTCTGCTTCTGTGCTGGTATCAAATATCTCTCAAAACCCCAAGTCTGAAAATCAGCAATCAATGACTCCCAATATCACACAGCCAGAACAAGAATCTCTCTTTCATTGTGGAGAGTGTGGCAAGTCTTTTACCCACCTCACGAGCCTTCGCCGACACATACGCTGCCATGAAGAAGAAGGTGGTGGTCCCAACAGCAGCACAAACACAAACCCAAATCATCAGCATCAATCAGATCTCCCTCACTCAACACAAGATGGAATTTCACAAAATGCTCACCATCAGCATGAGAATACAGACCCCATGTCTTCCACTTGCTCAAGTCCAGATAAGTCATACTGTTGCAATGAATGTGGAAAGGGGTTCAAGAAGAGAGGACACCTCCTTCAGCATGGCGTCATCCACTCTGGAGCTCGACCATATGCCTGCTCCGTCTGTGAGCGTTCATTCAACCGCAGAGAATCTCTCACTCGACATGAGAAAATTCATGAAGAGAAGCCCTACCGCTGCCCTGCTTGTGGCCGCTGCTTTAGAGAGAGCACTTCTTTGCTTAACCATGCTGCATCAGGTAACTGTGGCAAGCCAGGGAGGAGATCTAGAAGCAGTGATGGTAGCTCAATTAGTTCAGTAGAGGGCAAGGTTGAAAGTGATTTTCCAGGTGGACAAATGGATGACACAAAAGAATTGGTATTTTGCAAAAATGAGGATGGCACAACAGGGATGTCTTGTGACAGTATGTATTCACAGGGAAGAAGTGTTAACCAAAATCCTGTGTGCAAAACTGAAGAAAAGTATAATCCTGAGTATTCGAGAGATCCTTACCAAACATCCTACAGAGTCGATGACTATCGTCGTCAACAGGGCAACCCATCATCCTACTCTGGAGACTCCTGTAGCAACAGCATGTCAAGTTCAGCCCTTAGAAAAGCTCCTTTAGCTCCAACACTTCACCCACACCCTCAAAATCAGCAGCACCATCACCAACCGCAGTCTCATCTGCCTCTTTCCTCACTTTTGGATGACTCTGAAGATGAAGTCACTAGTAGTGCCATGTCTGCCattgctgcagctgctgctgccTCCGTCTTGCCTGCTGAGATGAACAATAATGGGGGACGAGAGGAACGGAGAGACATTATCGGAGGTCTGTTAGGAGGGCTTGGGTTCGGGTCTATGGGTGCCTCTTCATCTACATCTGCAGGAAATGGTGGGAATGAAGAATGCCTGAATGGTTCAATGATACCCTTATCTCACCCCACCCAACAGCAGCCTAACTCGCAGAATGCCAACAATCCTAATGCCAAACCCAAGCGGCCACGGAAGCCCAGACAGAAAAGAGAGCCGAGACCTGGTGGGGCTCCAGGAGAAGGAGTGAAACGTCGGAGAAGCAATGGTGCTGCTGGAGATGGTTCTGAAAGGCCTTATTTATGCACTGTTTGTGGTCGGGGCTTTAGCAGACGTGAGACCTTACGTCGACACGAACGTGTGCATACAGGGGAAAAGCCATTTCATTGTGACATCTGTGGTAAAGACTTTCGGGAGCCGTTTCACCTTACCAAGCATCAGACTGTTCACTCGGGGGAGAAAAACTACAAATGCACCCTCTGTGGAAAAGATTTTGGATATGCACAGAGTCTGAAAAGGCATGAAAAACTGCATCTACGGGGAGATTTCAAGCCAAGGCGGAGTAAAACCAAATCCGCTGCAAATCAAGGGGCACCCACTAATCAAGATCAAGCTGATCAAACCAATCAAACCAACCCTGGAGCTTACTACTCCTATTCTCAGGATAAAGTTCAAGGATCTAATGCTACCACAAGCAACCAACCCCCTCCTAAACTATATACTTGTGAGATTTGCTGGAAATCTTTCCGCCATCATTTCCACTTGACTGCCCATCACCAAGCCATTCATGAACATGGAGGGGAGAAACTTTTCTCGTGTGAAGTGTGTGGCAAGGCATTTTCTTACTCCAACAGCCTGACCAGACATAGATTATCTCAGCATGGTTTGACTCGTACTGGGCCTACAACACAACCAACAGGAAATGATTCTATTGGAACTGCCCCATCTGTCTCCGAGAGTGAGGCTGCAACCAATGCACTCCTTCATATAACACCTGAAAGTGGCAGTCATGGTGTACAACAGTCCCATTCAACTATCGCTCTCACGCAGCATCCTCAGCCTGCTGGTTATTCTCCACTATTCTACACTCCAGAATCAGGACATCATAGTTCAAATGTCACTTCTCAACCCCAACATCTGCACTACTCAAACCCCACTATGGGTCCCCTCCATCTTCAACCACCAATCACAGGGAAGCAGCTAATGTATTCAGGGGTTCCAAGTAACACTGTTCATTCCACCCCACCTCATATCCACATTTCACCACCCCAGCACTCTCAACATCACCAGCAACAGCACCCTTTTTCGATGCAGTCTCAACATCTACAGCAAAGCCATCAGGCCCAGGGAGATTCCacccagaagaagaagaaaaaaaaaaagaaaaaatataaactgGCTAGTAGCATGCAGTTGATGAGTGGATTCAATGCTTACGAAATTGCCAGGAGGCATATGTATTTAAAACGAAGGAAGTGCAGGCTTCAGCAGCAGCAAAAGAGGAAGAAGTGGATAGCTCAGCTGAAATGGGCCAAGTTTACTGGAGGAGGGCTTGGTTTAAATGTAGGTGGAGGCACATGGCGTGTGGGGCGGTTAAGGTTCAGAGGCCTACGGTCTCTTGTTGCTCCCTTAAAGTCATATACTTGCCCTATCTGTCCCTTTACCACTTTTTCAAGCCGCATAACTCTTTCAGTGCATCGTGTAACCAGGCATCCACCAAGAAAACATGGGCTTCAGACTCGCCTGTGTTGCATAGTCTGTGGAAAACGTTCTCAAAGGCTACTAACAGCCCTCCGTCATCGGGCCCACCACCTGTCTCAAGAGGCATTCTCTTGCTCTCAATGTCCCTCTCGATTCTGGAATGGCACCCTCCTACAGCGCCACAAATTTGCCTGTCGGCGTGTCAGTAGAGGAATCAGAATGTCAATAAAGGGGACTAATCAACAGAAGGCAGAGGACAAGACTGAAAGATCAACAGTAGTGACAGGTTACAGGCACTAA